The Nitrospinota bacterium genome contains a region encoding:
- a CDS encoding c-type cytochrome, translating into MGFTVNAESRNKFKQKAIGLLAANVLVWALTFTIYKMPSSFGVMFSAFTLPYLVYFALSDFGAARSATGGTSVPRVIGYYFVLSGAAMIVTLWGAASLLKFPPIFIATMIVFALLGLFLFIFLEFKPDMAEPTGLKSLNNMLILYAGTSALYLFTSTVLPQYEPENEIAKLKQATLSLAGADKETVIKAGAQVFKDFECFNCHNNAPGGEVKRGPNLSEIDMGKPEKITESIVDPYKEVLKPFADNPKVARSMPDYYGKQLSKDELVAMVTYLENLKSALHVSTENMPEGWWTNAAIVAEGQKLYEGVVNPDVACHVCHGKDGKPLFEGAPDFTKSPDMENLTEARWFQIIKYGYAKDNPMSAWGEMLSDEQIWKVAAYEWSFYSKGKLGKADPVERPKPEGTAAIQAKEKYWD; encoded by the coding sequence ATGGGTTTCACCGTGAACGCCGAGTCCAGGAATAAATTCAAACAAAAGGCCATCGGACTTTTGGCCGCCAATGTCCTGGTCTGGGCCCTGACTTTCACCATATACAAAATGCCGTCGAGCTTCGGCGTGATGTTCTCCGCTTTCACGCTGCCGTATCTCGTCTATTTCGCCCTGTCCGACTTTGGCGCGGCGCGGTCCGCCACCGGGGGGACGTCCGTGCCGAGGGTCATTGGATATTACTTCGTGCTGTCCGGCGCCGCCATGATTGTGACATTGTGGGGCGCCGCCAGCCTGCTAAAGTTCCCGCCCATATTCATCGCCACCATGATAGTCTTCGCCCTGCTTGGGTTGTTCCTTTTCATTTTCCTTGAATTCAAGCCGGACATGGCCGAGCCCACCGGGCTTAAAAGCTTGAACAACATGCTCATCCTCTACGCCGGCACGTCGGCGCTGTATCTTTTCACGTCCACGGTCCTGCCGCAATATGAGCCGGAGAACGAGATAGCCAAGCTCAAGCAGGCCACCCTTTCCCTGGCCGGCGCAGACAAAGAGACGGTCATCAAGGCCGGCGCCCAGGTGTTCAAGGACTTCGAGTGCTTTAACTGCCACAACAACGCCCCGGGGGGCGAGGTGAAACGCGGGCCGAACCTGTCTGAAATAGACATGGGCAAGCCGGAGAAGATCACGGAGTCCATAGTGGACCCGTACAAGGAAGTGCTAAAGCCTTTCGCGGACAACCCAAAGGTCGCACGCTCCATGCCCGACTACTATGGCAAGCAGCTTTCAAAGGATGAGCTGGTGGCGATGGTCACTTATCTTGAGAACCTGAAAAGCGCGTTGCATGTCTCCACGGAGAATATGCCCGAAGGATGGTGGACAAACGCCGCGATAGTGGCGGAGGGACAGAAGCTGTACGAAGGGGTGGTCAATCCGGACGTGGCCTGCCATGTCTGCCACGGCAAGGATGGAAAGCCGCTTTTCGAGGGAGCGCCGGACTTCACCAAATCGCCGGACATGGAGAACCTCACAGAGGCCCGGTGGTTCCAGATTATCAAGTATGGGTACGCAAAGGACAATCCGATGTCCGCCTGGGGCGAGATGCTGTCGGATGAGCAGATTTGGAAAGTTGCCGCCTACGAGTGGTCCTTCTACTCAAAAGGAAAGCTTGGGAAGGCCGATCCTGTTGAGCGGCCAAAGCCTGAGGGAACGGCGGCAATCCAGGCAAAAGAAAAATATTGGGATTGA
- a CDS encoding cytochrome ubiquinol oxidase subunit I, with the protein MRAGSAAAMAIGAGAIVALAGLALMFPETAWAQKVPPVPEHMPSIDFPLMGNRAIIWIAAQMHILFASFILGVPFFVLVSEALYLWSADYRYERLAKEVIKVTAFCYSLTALLGGSFALLLFGLYPKITYYLFYKFDLIWLVIYPASFIAETILMYMYYYSWGPLSGTKTKKLAHIGIGFLLNCVGVFTLFILNAPSSYMNTPPRGIDNPTLWDNIHNFTWMPLNFHRLIGNITFGGYMVCIISAYMYFMSRNVEDKKYYDWQGYIGNLIGLGAMIPLPIMGYIYAYEFYMYDASLGMYMMSDRLSMYFEAQAVLVGFLFVASNLYMWLSMKRITGAERFEGWMKVNYVLIFFGAMIWFLPRHYFATMVPEPGMRVIGTELPSHLGYLALMKAKNLAAVIICLCTFANFFLYNRSVKTGQVAWGKVDPLAQYILIFLGFSDIWLMNLMGAVRELVRKSNHVYLQVKDTTLESYTPTLQYSGAMTTLITLGFFTVFSFIIWFSLRVNVEAKKHD; encoded by the coding sequence ATGAGGGCAGGCAGCGCCGCCGCTATGGCGATTGGCGCCGGAGCCATAGTTGCGCTGGCGGGGCTGGCGTTGATGTTTCCGGAAACTGCGTGGGCGCAGAAGGTGCCGCCGGTGCCGGAGCACATGCCTTCCATTGATTTTCCCCTTATGGGCAACAGGGCTATCATATGGATCGCCGCCCAGATGCATATTCTTTTCGCCTCGTTCATACTTGGCGTGCCTTTTTTCGTGCTCGTCTCCGAGGCGTTGTATTTGTGGAGCGCTGACTACAGGTACGAGCGTCTGGCAAAGGAAGTGATCAAGGTCACCGCGTTCTGCTACTCGCTCACGGCGCTTCTGGGCGGGTCTTTCGCGTTGCTTCTTTTCGGGCTTTATCCGAAAATCACATACTACCTTTTCTACAAGTTCGACCTGATATGGCTTGTCATATATCCCGCGTCGTTCATAGCCGAGACCATCCTGATGTACATGTACTATTACAGCTGGGGCCCGCTGTCGGGAACTAAAACAAAGAAACTGGCCCACATCGGAATCGGTTTCCTGCTCAACTGCGTGGGGGTGTTCACCCTCTTTATCCTCAACGCTCCGTCCAGCTATATGAACACGCCGCCCAGGGGAATAGACAACCCCACCCTGTGGGACAACATCCACAACTTCACATGGATGCCCCTGAACTTCCACCGGCTCATCGGCAACATCACTTTCGGCGGATACATGGTGTGCATCATATCCGCATACATGTACTTCATGTCCAGGAACGTGGAGGACAAGAAATACTATGACTGGCAGGGGTACATCGGAAACCTTATCGGGCTTGGCGCCATGATCCCGCTGCCGATAATGGGCTATATCTACGCCTACGAGTTTTACATGTACGACGCCAGCCTGGGCATGTACATGATGTCCGACAGGCTTTCGATGTATTTCGAGGCGCAGGCGGTGCTTGTCGGGTTTCTTTTTGTGGCCTCCAACCTGTACATGTGGCTGTCCATGAAGCGCATCACCGGGGCGGAAAGGTTTGAGGGGTGGATGAAGGTCAACTATGTCCTCATCTTCTTTGGGGCCATGATCTGGTTCCTTCCGCGCCACTATTTCGCGACAATGGTTCCGGAGCCGGGGATGAGGGTCATTGGGACGGAACTGCCGTCGCATCTGGGCTATCTGGCGCTCATGAAGGCCAAGAACCTTGCGGCGGTGATCATCTGCCTTTGCACGTTCGCCAACTTCTTCCTGTACAACCGGTCGGTCAAGACAGGCCAGGTGGCCTGGGGCAAGGTGGATCCCCTGGCGCAATACATCCTTATTTTCCTTGGGTTTTCGGACATATGGCTGATGAACCTCATGGGCGCCGTAAGGGAGCTTGTGCGCAAGTCCAACCACGTTTACCTGCAGGTCAAAGACACCACGCTGGAGTCCTACACGCCCACGCTGCAATATTCCGGAGCCATGACCACACTGATCACGCTCGGCTTTTTCACGGTGTTCAGTTTCATTATCTGGTTCAGCCTGCGGGTGAACGTGGAGGCGAAAAAGCATGACTGA
- a CDS encoding 4Fe-4S dicluster domain-containing protein, translating into MAVKQQMAFLVDTERCMYCRSCVIACKLENHVRAEYQRNEVVLMGPDQSKDPALFPVYMNCQHCEKPACIAACPVEGKAIEKRESDGRVLIIPDKCDGDRFCEFACPYGAIRLSPQKNKYGYLVVDKCTFCVHKVDRQPGAPGGSKPACMMKCPTQALDFGPREELLKRVEAEGRQMIDMDTHGTGPSNIFLKPRPRRSQWKK; encoded by the coding sequence ATGGCGGTAAAACAGCAAATGGCCTTTCTTGTGGACACGGAAAGGTGCATGTACTGCCGCAGCTGCGTGATCGCATGCAAGCTTGAGAACCATGTGCGGGCGGAATATCAGCGCAACGAAGTGGTGTTGATGGGGCCGGACCAGAGCAAGGACCCGGCCCTGTTCCCGGTGTACATGAACTGCCAGCATTGCGAAAAGCCAGCCTGCATCGCCGCCTGCCCGGTGGAGGGGAAGGCGATAGAAAAACGGGAGTCCGACGGGCGCGTTCTTATCATCCCGGACAAGTGCGACGGGGACCGGTTCTGCGAATTCGCGTGTCCATACGGGGCGATCCGGCTTTCGCCGCAGAAGAACAAATACGGCTATCTGGTGGTGGACAAATGCACGTTCTGCGTCCACAAGGTGGACAGGCAGCCGGGCGCTCCCGGCGGCTCCAAGCCGGCCTGCATGATGAAATGCCCCACGCAGGCGCTGGATTTCGGCCCGCGCGAGGAGCTTTTAAAGAGGGTGGAGGCGGAAGGGCGGCAAATGATCGACATGGACACCCACGGCACCGGACCGAGCAACATATTCCTCAAACCCAGACCCAGGAGGAGCCAATGGAAAAAATAA